The following proteins are encoded in a genomic region of Mesotoga sp. Brook.08.105.5.1:
- a CDS encoding 50S ribosomal protein L7, translating into MDEKRVLSLLGIGRRANKVVFGKEQLRGYLRQPLRRKFLILACDTSDSIKEDWVKRCKSHGASCILLKKHDRIALGKAIGKDNISAVAVADDGLAEEISKIMTQAGGD; encoded by the coding sequence ATGGATGAAAAGAGAGTTCTATCTCTCCTAGGAATAGGCAGAAGAGCAAACAAGGTTGTGTTTGGTAAAGAGCAACTTAGGGGTTATTTGAGGCAGCCGTTAAGAAGAAAGTTTCTCATTCTGGCTTGCGATACCAGCGATTCGATAAAGGAAGACTGGGTTAAGAGATGCAAGAGCCACGGGGCAAGCTGTATTCTCCTCAAAAAACACGACCGCATCGCTCTGGGAAAGGCCATCGGCAAAGACAACATCTCTGCAGTGGCAGTTGCCGATGATGGCCTTGCAGAGGAAATCTCAAAGATAATGACACAGGCGGGAGGTGACTGA
- a CDS encoding thiamine diphosphokinase, with translation MIRKAVLFVGGQYISSTEFYLRKLHETPFVAAADSGAETLKRFGIHPHLLVGDMDSISESTLSWCRSEGSLVLIYPPEKDDTDTQIALRALEERGIAEVEIFGATGLRLDHFMGTLASIYGARNSLKATIVEDSVEIGMVSKELISSVELGETWSLFPFGGQPTMISLKGFKYPLRDAFLEYGNPLGVSNETIEREVQILCKGGTALYFRWLKER, from the coding sequence ATGATAAGAAAAGCTGTGTTGTTTGTCGGTGGGCAGTATATTTCTTCAACAGAATTCTACTTGAGGAAGCTACATGAGACTCCTTTTGTAGCAGCGGCAGATTCGGGTGCCGAGACGTTGAAGCGTTTCGGAATTCATCCTCACCTTCTTGTGGGCGACATGGATTCTATAAGCGAAAGCACTCTTTCCTGGTGCAGAAGTGAGGGTTCCCTTGTCTTGATATACCCGCCTGAAAAAGATGATACAGATACTCAGATCGCGCTTCGGGCCCTTGAAGAACGGGGCATAGCGGAGGTGGAGATCTTCGGCGCCACAGGTCTGCGCCTCGATCACTTCATGGGTACTCTTGCTTCGATCTATGGTGCGCGGAACTCCTTGAAAGCAACAATAGTGGAGGATAGTGTAGAGATCGGAATGGTATCCAAAGAGCTTATCTCCTCAGTAGAACTAGGCGAGACCTGGTCTCTCTTCCCCTTCGGAGGACAGCCGACCATGATCAGTCTAAAGGGCTTCAAATACCCTTTGAGAGATGCATTTCTTGAGTACGGGAACCCGCTTGGAGTTTCAAACGAGACAATAGAAAGAGAAGTACAGATTCTCTGCAAAGGAGGTACCGCCCTATACTTCAGATGGTTGAAAGAGCGATAG
- the yfcE gene encoding phosphodiesterase encodes MKKVLAEVDENTLVIHCGDYLYHGPRNPLPEGYDPMALADFLGKLSNRIIGVRGNCDSEIDLSLVGQEDAPSARSLLINDLELFVTHGHKNYRFPNDHGLVISGHTHISRLLSNDGLIFLNPGSPSLPKDETGGSYGIIDFRKQTVSLKNLEGLELHVLPF; translated from the coding sequence GTGAAGAAAGTACTTGCTGAAGTGGACGAAAACACTCTCGTTATTCACTGCGGGGACTATCTCTATCACGGGCCGAGAAACCCTCTGCCAGAAGGCTACGATCCCATGGCGCTTGCCGATTTTCTAGGGAAATTGTCCAACAGAATCATTGGAGTTAGGGGAAACTGTGATAGCGAAATTGATCTATCGCTGGTCGGTCAGGAAGATGCTCCAAGCGCCCGTTCTCTGTTGATAAACGATCTCGAACTATTCGTAACGCACGGTCACAAGAACTACCGCTTTCCCAACGATCACGGTTTGGTGATATCCGGTCACACTCACATCTCGCGACTATTGAGCAACGATGGCCTGATCTTCCTCAATCCCGGCAGTCCCTCACTACCCAAGGATGAAACGGGAGGTTCATACGGAATAATCGATTTCAGAAAGCAAACTGTGTCTCTCAAGAATCTCGAAGGACTGGAGCTTCACGTGTTACCCTTCTAG
- a CDS encoding MBL fold metallo-hydrolase, translated as MVLRWHGHSCFSLECDGKTLLIDPFDEGVGYDMPAVKPDIILESHQHHDHNAHDRFQPGYVLVNTPDSRNVYGFAITGHSVFHDDVQGKKRGKNIVFEVTTPDGFRVVHCGDLGHRLDSEMIEALKNPDVLLVPVGGVYTIDGGLARELTRDLAPFCVIPMHFKTEDLTFELGKVEEFLAGDPFEQLDELRLEEKADAGTRIVVLRYH; from the coding sequence ATGGTTTTGAGATGGCATGGACATTCGTGTTTTTCGCTTGAATGCGATGGAAAGACTCTTCTAATCGATCCCTTCGATGAGGGAGTCGGTTATGATATGCCTGCGGTGAAGCCGGACATTATTCTGGAATCCCATCAGCACCATGATCATAACGCGCATGATCGATTCCAACCCGGGTATGTTCTAGTCAACACGCCAGACAGCAGAAACGTATATGGCTTTGCAATAACGGGTCATTCGGTTTTTCACGATGACGTTCAGGGCAAGAAACGCGGCAAGAACATCGTTTTTGAAGTCACAACTCCGGATGGGTTCAGGGTCGTTCATTGCGGAGACCTCGGCCACAGATTGGATTCGGAAATGATCGAGGCGTTGAAGAATCCAGATGTTCTACTAGTACCTGTTGGCGGCGTCTACACAATCGATGGTGGATTGGCACGAGAACTGACGAGAGACCTCGCTCCGTTCTGTGTAATTCCTATGCATTTTAAGACAGAAGACCTGACTTTCGAGCTGGGAAAGGTCGAAGAGTTTCTTGCAGGCGATCCCTTCGAACAACTCGACGAACTAAGACTTGAAGAAAAGGCCGACGCGGGAACCAGAATAGTCGTCCTCAGATATCATTGA
- a CDS encoding RNA polymerase subunit sigma-54 yields the protein MELGHNISQRLEQKLGLSLKAQQALKLLQLNSLEISAELEEIVQANPLLEMKREDYELIEDIGDSGKEPEDEENTDGGDFYSLPASNSIYMKSESTDRDGWDFDRIEAQQPTFKEILRDFGFYILDDDQFCLFEVLLDNMDDLGMLTAELKEIANLNNCSIEELSAVISIMRDSGFDGVFASSLKELEALIGPGLFPSSGYSDGAFVRYVEPDLYIEFLDEKFIVTVRDYSLVLNVDPSYEEILQHGEKIARKYIEEKLEEAKFYITALERRKATLITIGNEIVMRNAPFLLKTSDKIRPLKMNVIADKIGVVVSTISRAVKDKFVQTPVGTFPIRYFFGNVQEKEQALEVIAEIVKEDPGISDSQLVVELKNRDICIARRTVNKYRNQLGLGKTK from the coding sequence ATGGAACTCGGCCATAACATATCGCAACGGTTAGAGCAGAAGCTTGGCCTTTCGCTCAAGGCTCAGCAGGCTCTCAAACTCCTTCAGCTCAATTCACTGGAAATCTCTGCTGAGCTTGAAGAGATCGTGCAAGCAAATCCTCTTCTGGAAATGAAAAGAGAGGATTACGAGCTTATTGAAGACATAGGCGATTCCGGAAAAGAACCTGAGGATGAAGAGAATACGGATGGAGGCGACTTTTACTCGCTTCCTGCAAGCAACTCAATATATATGAAATCCGAGAGCACCGATCGAGACGGTTGGGACTTTGACAGAATCGAGGCCCAGCAACCGACCTTCAAAGAGATTCTGAGAGATTTTGGCTTCTATATCCTGGACGATGACCAGTTCTGTCTCTTCGAAGTATTGCTCGACAATATGGACGACCTCGGCATGCTAACAGCAGAACTGAAAGAGATTGCCAACCTGAACAATTGCTCTATAGAAGAACTTTCAGCAGTAATTTCGATAATGAGGGATTCAGGCTTTGACGGCGTCTTCGCTTCCAGTCTGAAAGAACTCGAAGCTCTCATAGGCCCCGGTCTCTTCCCGTCTTCGGGATACAGCGACGGCGCATTTGTCAGGTACGTGGAGCCTGATCTTTACATTGAATTTCTGGATGAGAAGTTCATAGTTACCGTTAGAGACTACTCACTCGTCCTGAATGTAGACCCATCATACGAGGAGATTCTCCAGCACGGCGAGAAGATTGCTAGAAAATACATAGAAGAGAAGCTTGAGGAGGCAAAGTTCTACATAACTGCCCTCGAAAGGAGAAAGGCCACCCTTATCACAATAGGCAATGAAATAGTGATGAGAAACGCACCCTTCCTCTTGAAAACGAGCGACAAGATCAGGCCCCTGAAGATGAATGTGATTGCTGACAAGATAGGGGTTGTGGTCTCTACAATTAGTCGCGCCGTGAAGGATAAGTTTGTCCAGACACCGGTAGGAACCTTCCCGATAAGGTATTTTTTCGGTAATGTACAAGAGAAGGAACAAGCACTGGAAGTGATTGCGGAGATCGTGAAAGAGGACCCCGGAATTTCCGATTCACAGCTTGTGGTTGAGCTAAAGAATAGGGACATCTGCATTGCAAGAAGAACTGTCAACAAATATAGAAACCAGCTGGGATTAGGAAAAACGAAATGA